The nucleotide window gcctgatcccttggccatcctctaagtgttgtgtgattgcactcaggatgaccagttccataatctttcctggcactgaggtcaggctgactggcctgtaattccctggctcatccaaccggcccttcttgtggatgggcaccacgttggccagcttccagccatctgggatctctccagtgagccaggactgatgaaaaatcacggagagtggcttggccagctcatctgccagctctctcagcaccctaggatggatcccatctggtctcatggacttgtgggggtctaagctgctgaggagagctcctatcacttgctcatggaacacagggaaactatgcagctccctggctcctgccagctctgcaggccagctgtctggtagacgttctttcccgctagtaaaaattgaggtaaagaaggtgttaagtacctctgccttttcctcatcctgtgatacaacatttccctccatgtcaaccaaggagtgaaggttgtccctgcccttcctcttgctattaatatatttatagaagggctttttgttgtccttcacatcagaggccagtttgagttccaaatgtgcttttgcctccctaattttcctcctacatgccctagcaacctctttaaacattccatgggttgcctcacctttcttccaaagatgatacaccctcttttttccccttagttctgttaaaagttcattacacaaccaggctggccgtctgccccagaGGCTCATCTTCCaccacattggcacagcctgttcctgagccttcatcagttctttctgcCTGACAGCAGTCATGAAGGGGGCGGCTGTTCTGAAGAATCTCCACAACAggaagctgccagggctggagggcagctgctgaggggatTATTCCATCAATCCCCCCTGCCTCACACACATTGTTTTGGAAGCTGCCTTTGCACTGGCTGCTGAGGCCTGCATGGCTCCACGTGTGTGAATGTGAAGGCCCCTgtcaggagcagcaaaggccaAGCTGGTCCACAAGGGAAAGTGAGttagtattcagtatcactaaggttggaagagacctcaaagatcatcgagtccaacctgtcaccacagacctcatgactagagtagggaggacactagtgcccactgcaggcttgaactcacgaccttccccattaaaggtcttatgtgccaccaactgagccacaccagggGGCCCAAGCCGAGTGCAGCGGGAAGGTGGATGGAGCAGTGACCTGACCAACAAGGAACCAGGATGCTGAGAGGTCAGGGTCAGGACTGGGTCATGGGAGAGTGGTCAGGACCAGCCCATGGTCACCCAGTAAGTCAGGTAACAGAGGGGCAGGACTTTGCTTTCTTCACAACAGCTTTTAGTCtgtatcagtatcactaaggttggaagagacctcaaagatcatcgagtccaacctgtcaccacagacctcatgactagagtagtgAGGACACTAGtgtccactgcaggcttgaactcaagACCTTCCCATTAAGCGTCTTATGTGCttccaactgagccacaccataCACTGCTTAGCAGTAGTGCACACAGCCAACTGAACTGCAGTAGGCTCATTTGCCTTAAGTCCCACTGTTTGCAAACCTTCTTCATAAAAGTTACAATTTATTCCATCTATGAGCATTCTGTTCCTGTCTGCTTTCAACAGCAGTGCACACAGGTGTTCACAAAGTGAGGGCATGCAGGGAGCTTCAGTAATTAACTCAGGTTTGAACATGGATGCTGAGAGCTTGAAGTCTCTGCTCTGTTCCTGTCTGGTTTAAGAGGTCAAATCCAGCTGGCAATGTGTAAAATAGCTGTGTCTGTGCAGTGAGAGCATAGAagtcagtgctgggttaacctTGGCTCTTGCCAAGTGCTCACCAAACTGCTCTGTCGTTCCCCTGtctcagcaggacagggagaaaAAACAGGATGAAAAACTTGTGAGTCAGGGTAGAGGCAGTTTAGTACAGAAGGAAAGAGTGCAGACAAAAGTCAaaggaacaacaacaaagtcAATTATTCTTTATTTGCCATCAGCAGGCcaagcccagcccctccctgggacACAGGACCTCAGTGCCCCGCAGATAAAGACCTTCACAATGAATGtgcccccttcctcctcctctctctgagCATTTCTTGCTGAGCAGGATGTCAGATGTTCAGGAATCTCTCTTTGGTCAGACTggctcagctgtcccagctgtgtgccctgccagcctggtgcccacccccagcctacTGGTCTTTAGGAGGAGGGATTGGGGTGAAGATTCAGCCTTGGtggtgagcactgctcagcaggagcccaaAAACTCCTGGGTGAGCAGCTCTCTTCCTGCAGTCACAAGGTGCTTACAGGGCTGTAAGGGATGCTGTGAGGAAGTGAACTTTCTCCCAGCCAGACTCAACCCAACATGTGCAGAACacagcaaggaaaaagaaatcatctTCATGGAATTATAGCCATGGAGGAACAAGCAGCTTCTTGGCATGTTGGCTGAgacaaaggaagagagaaaagaaatactAGAGAAACAGGGAATGACTTGCAAAGATCTTAGTTCAGATGGAAAATTCTCTTCCCCCTGCTCCAGGTGTGTCAGAGTCTGAAAAATCTGTAAAACTTGAAGCATTGTGAGCTGTTGTTGCTGAATTCCCAAATGCAGTAATGCCAAGGGGCACTTGGTATTCCAGCAGGAAAAAGAAGCAGTGGGACAACCAACCACAACTGCTCtcagctccaggtgggggttcaCCTTCCAGCAGtacacaggcaggcagagcagggccatggccatctggggaagggctgtgcagTGGAAGCCCTGATtgagctgcagaggaaaagcaCTTCAGGTAGGGCTGCATCACAGCAGACTAGGCTGAAAGATGTTTCTAAGAGGTAAATCCTACTGCTTTTGGTCAAGTTAGAAAAGTTCATTTTAAAGCTCTCTTCTATCCTTTAAGGTTCCTGTAGGATGAAAATATTCTGGTGGACATCAGCACACAGGCTGTGAAGGAAATAGTGGCAGGAGGGGTGAATTGGTGTATAATCAGCTGTGCCTGTTAGACAGTCACCAGAGTGCAGCTGAATGCCAGAATCCCTCAGGTGTTTCTCCACCTTCCATTTGCATAGAGGATTTTGGGGTAAGAAGGGCAGAAATGCAGCTGACAGCCtaagcaggctgccagcaggagctccaAATGCAAACTGTCCTGCAGCAAGGGAGTGGGAAATTTCCCATAGTCTTTCCTACtgacagagaggttgtgaatcCGGAAtcatttttattctctttgGAAGTGTTGCTCTTTTGGATGTTGTCTGACCAAAGTGCCGATGTTTCAATATGATTGTCCAGAACCAGGACAGTAGCAGCCCATGGTCGAGAGAGTTCCTCTCACAGTGCACTCAGAACACTGCACAGAATTCTGTGCCCAGATTGTGTCTGCACTGAGGTCAGTTGTGTGTGCAACAATCTCCAATTTAACAAAGTACCACCAGGTCACTGGCACAGCACTTCCTCATTTCTCAGCCCTGTGTTCTTTTAGCTTCTGGAGGAAGGCTttaacagaaagcaaaacacacacaaaagcagatGCAAGGAAACcctcaaaagaaaaccaaactacAAACCCCTACTAAGCCCTAAAAACCACACCACaagactggagaggagaggagggggtgggagagAGACAGAAGAGAAATTGAGGTTTTCCTAACTAAAATAAAGAAGACTTCTCATCATTTGCTGCACAATCTGTCATATTTCCTTGGTATGCTGTCTGTCATCTTGGGTGATGGAAGGGTCACCTGCCCAAGAGCGACCCTGTTCCTTTCTTCTGACTGGAGGTTCCTACATCAGAGCTTGTTTCTGTTGGCTGGATATGGAGCCGCACTTCCTGACCCTGCAGGTTTCAACAAGCATTGCCAGCTGAGGTAAGGCAAGCAGTCAATATCTTCCTGAGCTTTTCCTGGGGATTTCTGGTCTTTACCAAGTTCAGTAGCCACAGACACTCAGCAGTCTGTCCAGGTATTAGAAATCGTACAGTTCTCCACAGGTGTATTGGTCTGGTGCAGGTGATCCAAACCGCCTCTGCAGTTCTGTGTTGTGCTTTCCAAACCCAAGGAAACAAATGCTGTGAAAAGCGTGCATAAGACAAAATAAATCACAGTTATAACCTCTCATCTATTATGGTATGCAGGATGTTCAGAAAGAAAGTTAGCAGCACAACCACACAATGGTAGCAAGAGCATCTTCCTGCTGTAATCACTCAATGGTCGTAGGCCAATAATTCAATGTGGTGTTTGATGCTCTGTTCCAGGTCGGGATGGGTTCTGTCTCAGCTGGGTACATGGCAGATGGGGACTGCAGAAACGAAACCGTTGTCTCGACATTTATGCTCCTGGAATTTGGAAGTATCCCAGAAGTAcaatctcttctcttcttcctgttCTTCACGATCTATGTCATGACTGTGATTGGCAACAGCCTCATTTTAGTGCTGGTGGTGGCTGACCAGCACCTTCACAcgcccatgtacttcttcctgtGCAACTTGTCCTGCTTGGAGATCTGCTACAGCTCTACCATCCTGCCCAGGATGTTGTCCAGCTTTCTGAGTGGGGACAAGAGCATTTCTATTGGCAGCTGCATCACACAGCTTTACTTCTTTGGTTCTCTAGCAGTCACTGAGAGTTTTCTTTTATCGGCGATGTCCTATGATCGGTATTTGGCAGTCTGCAAACCTCTTCACTACAGAGCTGCCATGAGCAGCAGATTCTGTctgcagcttgtggcttggTCTTGGATGAGTGGCTTGCTGGTTATGGCCATCAGCTGCTTCCTGATTTTACAACATTCCTTCTGTGGTCCCAGGTTTATCAACCATTTCTTTTGTGATTTCACTCCATTGATCAAACTCTCCTGCTGTGACACCAGCCTGACTGAGATGGTGGTGTCCATCCTCTCATCACTATGTGCACTACCCCCTTTCCTACTGACCCTGGTGTCCTACACCTGTGTCATCACCACTGTCCTGAGAATGTCTTCTACCACTGGGACACAAAAGGCTTTTTCCACCTGCTTTTCCCACCTGATTGTTATTACTGTTTTTTATGGAAGCTTAATAACTGTTTACATCCTGCCAAGAACCAGGACTCTGAGAGCACTGAATAAAGTCTTCTCTGTTTTCTACACTGTTGTGACTCCCCTGCTCAACCCCCTCATCTACAGTCTGAGAAACAGAGAGGTGAAGGATGCTCTGTGGAAAGTAGTCAAGAAATGTGAAAATGTCCTGAAGGTCAGAATGTTCTGTCCATTTTCTTGCTCTGGAAgacaatgaaagaaaataatttatggTATTTGAAGGAAGATTCTCCTCTTTACATTTTCAGCACTCAGAGCCTGGTTACTTACCCCAGACTTTTCACTGTCCAGTTAGCTGATCTCACCTGCCTGAGCTGCCCtaaagggaggagaaaaggtCATCTCTCTGCTTACCTGGCCCACTAGTTCTGATTTCAGCATCTAATTATTCtcttttactctgctctggtgaggctccacctcaaatactgcctccagttctggtgtccccagcataagaaggacacagagctggtggagtgtgtccagagagggcacaaagatgatccaaggcctggagcagctctgctgtgaggccaagctgagggagctgggggagcctggagaacactccagggggaccttagagctgcctgccagtacctgaagggatcctgcaggaaggctacAGAAGGGTttttcataaggatgtctagagacaggagaaggagcaatggtttgaaactgaggcagagcagggtcagactggagctgaggaagaagttcttcagtgtgagggtggtgagactctggcacaggctgcccagggaggctgtggctgcctgctgcctgggggtgttcaaggccagtttggatgagaccttgaacaACTGAgtttagttgagaggtgtccctgtctatggtggggaggttgaagtggatgatctctgaggtcccatccaacctaagccattctgtgattgcccagagcagctgattGCAGTCCCTCTCCTCTGAGCAGTCACCCATTTCACTTAAGAGTCTTTGAGGACAGTTGATTCTTAGGTGAATAATTGAGATTTAGAGAGTAACTTTTTTTTGTGCAGTTAAGGGCAGGTCAGAGGAATGAATCTGATTCAGAGGGAGCAATTTGGTCTCTGCTTTAGAGTAACCACACCAGCATGACTTCAGCTGTCTCAGTGACACAGCTAACTGCATAGCCAGAATGTGgcacactggaaaaaaatgaaatgacaGGCTAGTAACTCTGAATTGGTTATGTTTTAGACAAGTCATACTCATACGTGTTTGTCATTGTTGTCTCAGCTGTTGCCAGCCATTAACATGAACTTACTCCACACATTTTCTCTCCTAGACTCGACATTGATGGAAAATGTAAGCACAAGGTCTATGGAGATGCCTCAACCAAAGTCCTCCTATAAGATGGTTTTGTAAGGAAGCAGATACAACCTTTTTGATGCCATCAAGGGACACAATTAAGAGCGCCTTGGAAGGTGGGAAGGTATTTTCATCTCATCCAGGCATACACACTGCAGTTATCAACCTGAGATAATCATCTAGCTTGACTTGAGGACTGCCTGGGTGAGGCTGTTGGGACACTGCACAACAGGCTGAAAGATGCTTTTGGTCAAGTTAGAAAAGTTCATTTTAAAGCTCTCTTCTATCCTCTGAGGTTCCTGTAGGTTGGAAATACTCTGGTGGACATTGGTGCACAGGCTGTGAAGGAAATAGCAGCAGGAGGAGTGAATTGGTGCACAACAGTGAGCATCTCAACATTAACTCAACCACCACAGGGGAGAGCACCTGCTTTGTGCGTACCAGCACGTGAGCAGCTGAACCACAGCCACGGAGTCAATTCTGCATTAATACCTTGGGATGCAAAGATGGCTGAAGAAAGAGAACTGTCTtcaatcatcacagaatggcttaggttgtaagggaccttagACATCATgcactccaaccttcctgccatgggcaggaatgcTTCGCATTTCCCTTGCACAGTTCTCCTCAGGACACTCACCTTCTCAGGTTGGTCACTACAAATTGCCTGAGATTTTAACATTCCTTTCATATTTTGTGTCTGTGGTTCAGATGCCCAAGCCACAATCTGTCACCCCAGAGGTCTTGAAGAATCAACAAAGGGAAATTTACACAAACTGGTGATTTCTTTGGCCTTTTGTGGGAGTTCcctgcaggacaggctgagcCATCCTGTCTAACATCACTGTTTAAAGGCTTTTGCTGCAGCAGTTTTCTTTAGAAGCTTAAGGAGAGTGGGTTTCCGAGGCAGCTACCCTCACATATTTCATGACCCATTGCAAGCCAGGACTCTGCAAAGTGCAGCGGCGAAGTCACTCTTTCCACCAACAGGACCTCTGCTGATTCTCCAAGGATGGCATTTGTAAAGATGTCAAAATTTCCACTTTGCCACAGTATGTGCTTGGGACTGGCAATTGAACCTCTGCAGGGGGAGATTTGCCTTTGTTCGAAGTAGAGAAGGCCATGTTTggtctgtagcttggagaagagtggAAACACCtcgtaactgaaggagagaagctgggcaCAGTctgcttggatgtgttaaaatattgttttgctcttttaacctattgtatgccttaatcacaggcatgccagtagaaaaagCCAATTGAGAGGTGACAGCTGTGCCTTCTGACAGGCTagagaaccttgctgtgcaacTTAATAAAGGCCTTCACCTGTTTACATCTTGCCCTATGAGCTGTGCTCGGGGTGAATCGAACATCTATATTACAACAAACCTCATAAGACTTAGGGTAGTCTTTGCAAAGCATTTTTTCCCTGGGGACCAGGACTCATCTGAGCAAAGTGCCTCCAAAACAACCTTCACTGCAGCTAGGCAGCCCAAGATTCCCCTTGgagctggtgaggagaaaaACATGGCTCACGTGGCTCAGTTGATCTCTTTTAGATATTGAAGGAGCAATCCATGAGCATAACCAAAATAAAGCAGTGTGTAAGTTGGCTGCCTGAAGACAAACATCTACCCTGGGGTAGCCAAAAGAATTCTCTGAGGCTTACATATGTAATCCAGAACATAAGGGATACCTACAGCTGAAGGCTGAGTAAGATATGCCCCAGCACCTGCTGACAACAGACATCTGTTGAGGGAACTGAGTGTCTCCTTAGCACCTTTTCAGATGGTTTGTGGTGTGTTGTGTGGCTTCCAACTGTGTATCCAAAAGGCTGCCTGGCTTTAGACATTTGTGTAAATCTCATATCCTGTAGAAGATCCAAAgtgatcttactgctctctacaaccccctgaaaggaggttggagcaaggagagggcagcctcttctccttggtggcaagagacaggagcagaagaAATGGTTCCACATTGTGCTatgggaggctcaggctggatgctaggagatatttctgccctggaagggttctcagacattggaagaggctgcccagggcagtgctggagtcaccatccctgggggtgctcaagcagcctgtggaggtggtgcttaaggatatggtttagtgtcAAACCTTCAgggctgggttgagggttggactagaggtctcttccagccagatgtATTCTGCAACTCTGTGATACCAGAAGAGGATTCTTGAAAAACTTTCAAGCTCCTTTGTCCTCCATGGAAGCTTCCCACAGAATCCCTCTCAATGGagctctgagggagctgaagtttGCTCACCTCAAATCTCTAGTCAGTGCATGTGGCAGTCCTCTGCAGATGCTGTGGATGTGTTGAGCTGTACTCAGCGCAGTCAGCAGAGGGGGGACTCAGCTGGGCCTTAGGCACAGAGCACCCTTTTAGCTGTCCCCCATCAGATTATCCAAAAGGGCTCTGGTTTTTCCTGTACTGTATCTAACCACCTGATGTAGATGCTTCCTTCTAGTGGCCCTGCACTTCTCAATTCAGCACTACACAACCTCAACATCAAGTTGTAGATGCAACCAAAACTTCTGTTTAGGGGACAAAGCTCCTAGAGTATCAATATCCTTGTGTCACCTCTTCACTTCTCGTGCTGTAAAGTCTGGATTCTTCATGGGAGGTAGCACCACATAGGGAACCAATTCTCTCAGTGAGCTCCAGAAGTGAAGGGGTGAGGGGAAACATGGCTATGACAGACAGTGATCCTAAAGGCAGTGACCAAGGAGATCAAACTAAGCTGAGCAAAGCACCTGACAAAGACCTTGTGCCAGCCATACTGAGGGAATTTCATGCTGAGGAGCATGTTCCTCATGATCAGAGGGAAGCTCCTGTGTTTcggtttgtgcccattgcctcttgtctcaTTCTGTCTTTTGCATTCCCTCacattagaatagagtagactagaatagaatagaccaggttggaagagaccttcaagatcatcacatccaacctatcatccaacaacacctaatcaactaaaccatgcaaccaagcaccctatcaagtctcctcctga belongs to Dryobates pubescens isolate bDryPub1 chromosome 36, bDryPub1.pri, whole genome shotgun sequence and includes:
- the LOC104299630 gene encoding olfactory receptor 2AP1 is translated as MADGDCRNETVVSTFMLLEFGSIPEVQSLLFFLFFTIYVMTVIGNSLILVLVVADQHLHTPMYFFLCNLSCLEICYSSTILPRMLSSFLSGDKSISIGSCITQLYFFGSLAVTESFLLSAMSYDRYLAVCKPLHYRAAMSSRFCLQLVAWSWMSGLLVMAISCFLILQHSFCGPRFINHFFCDFTPLIKLSCCDTSLTEMVVSILSSLCALPPFLLTLVSYTCVITTVLRMSSTTGTQKAFSTCFSHLIVITVFYGSLITVYILPRTRTLRALNKVFSVFYTVVTPLLNPLIYSLRNREVKDALWKVVKKCENVLKRIPLEPKWTGPSQVLLTSFTAINIKEEAAWIHHTRVKKTSLGEGKLESQGLLKLKLYG